The Mycobacterium paragordonae genome includes a region encoding these proteins:
- a CDS encoding SAM-dependent methyltransferase, whose protein sequence is MTATFGAVARAVGTNKGLINDPFAEPLVRAAGVEYFIRVIEDEQYAADGGGDPVMYGMLNILAVHGRFLDEYLTRAARAGIRQAVNLGCGLDTRAYRLWWPPGTTVYECDQPGVMDFKAQVLRGLGGKLTTHRCAVGVDLRDDWLTALRRVGFDPAQPTVWIAENLLIGYLPPDAQDRLLHQLSASSAAGSRFAADHMPWTEAQLQEGRAFIDGWRQEGLDIDLAKLTYSAEFGSLPENLEAHGWRTNDRTLVELLSTVGLAGRRRVSRHDLAITPRYVTAMMGDR, encoded by the coding sequence ATGACGGCGACGTTCGGTGCGGTGGCCAGGGCGGTGGGGACCAACAAGGGTTTGATCAACGATCCGTTCGCCGAGCCTCTGGTGCGCGCCGCGGGGGTGGAGTACTTCATCCGGGTGATCGAGGACGAGCAGTATGCGGCCGACGGCGGCGGTGACCCCGTCATGTACGGGATGCTCAACATTCTTGCCGTGCACGGCCGGTTCCTGGACGAGTACCTGACCAGAGCCGCGCGAGCGGGCATCCGCCAAGCGGTCAATCTCGGCTGTGGGCTGGACACCAGGGCCTACCGATTGTGGTGGCCGCCTGGAACCACGGTGTACGAGTGCGACCAGCCGGGGGTGATGGATTTCAAGGCGCAGGTGCTGCGCGGCCTCGGGGGGAAGCTGACCACCCATCGCTGCGCCGTGGGAGTCGACCTTCGTGACGACTGGCTGACGGCGCTGCGGCGGGTCGGATTCGATCCAGCGCAACCGACGGTCTGGATAGCCGAGAACCTGTTGATCGGTTACCTGCCGCCGGATGCGCAGGATCGGCTGCTGCATCAGCTCAGCGCATCCAGCGCGGCCGGCAGCCGGTTTGCCGCCGACCACATGCCGTGGACCGAGGCGCAGCTCCAGGAGGGCCGGGCCTTCATCGATGGCTGGCGCCAGGAGGGCCTGGACATCGATCTGGCCAAGTTGACCTACTCCGCCGAATTCGGTTCGCTCCCTGAGAATCTCGAGGCTCACGGCTGGCGGACCAATGACAGGACGCTGGTCGAGTTGCTGTCCACCGTCGGTCTCGCGGGCCGCCGGCGGGTCAGCCGGCACGACTTGGCGATCACGCCCCGCTACGTGACGGCGATGATGGGTGACCGGTGA
- a CDS encoding GNAT family N-acetyltransferase: MTGQLRFVPAALDDPLAQPLLTELADEYAQRYDADPQRIAEWLVDGPAGEFAPPDGGMLIGVLDGQPVTGGAFCRFDAETAELKRVWTHHDHRRRGYARSLLAALESEIARRGYTRVYLITGDRQPEAEELYEATGYTRLSEPLPSQGPVFPIAFLKALA; this comes from the coding sequence GTGACGGGGCAGCTGCGCTTCGTGCCGGCCGCCCTGGACGACCCGCTGGCCCAACCGCTGCTGACCGAACTGGCCGACGAGTACGCGCAACGCTACGACGCGGACCCGCAACGGATCGCCGAGTGGCTCGTCGACGGCCCGGCGGGTGAGTTCGCGCCTCCGGACGGCGGGATGCTGATCGGCGTGCTGGACGGCCAGCCGGTGACCGGCGGCGCGTTCTGCCGGTTCGACGCCGAGACCGCCGAACTCAAACGCGTCTGGACACACCACGACCACCGCCGCCGCGGCTATGCCAGGTCACTACTGGCCGCCTTGGAATCGGAGATCGCCCGCCGCGGTTACACCAGGGTGTACCTCATCACCGGTGACCGTCAGCCTGAGGCCGAAGAGCTTTACGAAGCGACCGGATACACCCGGCTGTCCGAACCTCTGCCGTCACAGGGGCCGGTGTTCCCGATCGCTTTCCTGAAGGCGCTCGCATGA